The DNA window CATCACCAATGTGGTCGTCATGCTTCACGGCGGGACCTACTCGGGATATAACCCCGGGAATTATCTCACCTATCTTCCGACGAACATGGCCGTGTCCGGCGCGTATGCGGAGGCGCATGAAAGCTATGGATGCGTCCCGGACAGCTTTTTCGAAACGCGGCTGCAGACGCAATTCCCCGAATCGCTTTACTATCGCCTCGGGTATGCGACGTATTCCGGTGCGGTCGCCGAGCCGTATCTGGGTTTTCTCAAGGCGTCTTCGAGCACCAATGATGCGAACAATCTGCGTGCCATGTTGCTACAGGGGTTCACCACGCTCGAAGCGTCGTTCTTCGCTTCCTGGAGCAGAAGCCGCGGGCCCAACACCTTCGTGGGCGATCCCTTATCGCGCCCGTTCATTGCGGCGCCGGCAGTGTCATTCGCTCTTGCCCATGGCGCAATGGTAAGCGGATCGGCGGCTGTTTCCGTGAACGCGTCATCGTCTGCGGGAATAGGCCGCACGGAACTTTTCATCGATGGTGCGCGCGTGACGAATGTCGCGAGCGGTTCGATGACATTTCCCTGGGATACGACGCTCTCTGCCGACGGCGAGCATACGCTCTATGCCGCGGCCTACGATCCCACGACCATGATGCATGCCGGGAGTGCTTCGATCTCGGTCATCGTTACGAACAGCGGAAGCATCCCGCCGCCCGCCGCCCCGCGCGATCTTGCACGCAGCATGGCGGATACGAATGCGGTTGCGCTGTCCTGGTTCGATGCCTCATCGTCGGAGACCGCTTTCAATGTGTATCGAAGCCCGGACAATGTGACCTATTCGCTCATCGGTGTTGTCGGGGCGAATACGACCGTGTTCACGAACGGCGGACTTTTGACCAATGTGAAATATTATTATACGGTGGCTGCTACGAACAATGCGGGGCTTTCGGCGCTGTCCTCACCGATCACCGTGCTCATCATCCCGCCGATGGCGCCGTCGTCGCCCGCGATAAGTTCGGCGACGAGCAATACCATCACCATCACGTGGAGCGGCAGCGGCGTCACCAATGAGACCGGGTATAATGTATATCGAAGCGTGAACAGCGGGCCGTTCTCCATCGTTTCCGGAACGGCTGTCGATACGACGTGGTTCTACAATTCATCGCTTACGACGAACGTGCTGTACGCGTACCAAGTGAGCGCTACCAATGAGTACGGCGAATCGGCACGAACCGCGAGCATACCGTACATGATAACACCGCCGGCCATCGCTACCGGTGTGGCGGTAAGTACAACCAATTCGAATTCACTCGTGCTTTCATGGGTGGACAATGCTACCAATGAGATCGTCTATCGCATTTTGCGAAGTACGAACGGCACGGCGTATTCCGCGCTTGGCTATGTGCTGTCGAACATATCGGCATATACCGACACAACGGCCATTCAGAATACGCTCTACTATTACAAGGTGCAGGGAACGAATAAATTGGGTGACGGCATACTCTCCGCCGCCGGGCTGGGAAGCATACCGACACCGCATGCGCCAAGCAGCCTTGCGATAACACAGACAAATGCCGGTGCGCTTATCCTTGTATGGACCGATAATGCGACCAATGAATTGCAGTATCTCATCTATCGCGGGATAGGCGATGCTTCGTATACTGCAATAGGATCGGTCCCGCCGAACGCAAGTTCCTACACCGATACGACGTTCACCATCGGACCGATGTACACCTATAAGGTCCTTGCATCCAATGGGTACGGTCATTCGGCGTTCGCCGGTCCTGTGTCCCCGGTCGACCTCAGCCCGGCCGCACCCACGGCGCTCGCTTCGGCGATGGCATCGGGGACGATCACGATATCATGGACCGACAATGCGACCAACGAGACACAGTTCAGCGTAGAGCGCAGTTCCGATAATAGTACGTTCGAATCGGTCGGTACGGCGGCTGTCGACGACACGTCATTCGATGACGGCAGCGTTCCCGATTTCGGACGATGGTATTATCGGGTTGCGGCGACCAATGCCTTCGGCTCATCCGTTTCGTCAACGATATTCGTCGATGTGTACGGCTGTACAGCGCCGACCGGTCTTACCGCGGCCATCGCGAGCTCGAATACGGTCGTGCTCAATTGGATCGATAATGCCACCAATGAGATAGCATATATCGTGTACCGATATGATACCCTCACGTGGACCA is part of the Spirochaetota bacterium genome and encodes:
- a CDS encoding Ig-like domain-containing protein; protein product: ITNVVVMLHGGTYSGYNPGNYLTYLPTNMAVSGAYAEAHESYGCVPDSFFETRLQTQFPESLYYRLGYATYSGAVAEPYLGFLKASSSTNDANNLRAMLLQGFTTLEASFFASWSRSRGPNTFVGDPLSRPFIAAPAVSFALAHGAMVSGSAAVSVNASSSAGIGRTELFIDGARVTNVASGSMTFPWDTTLSADGEHTLYAAAYDPTTMMHAGSASISVIVTNSGSIPPPAAPRDLARSMADTNAVALSWFDASSSETAFNVYRSPDNVTYSLIGVVGANTTVFTNGGLLTNVKYYYTVAATNNAGLSALSSPITVLIIPPMAPSSPAISSATSNTITITWSGSGVTNETGYNVYRSVNSGPFSIVSGTAVDTTWFYNSSLTTNVLYAYQVSATNEYGESARTASIPYMITPPAIATGVAVSTTNSNSLVLSWVDNATNEIVYRILRSTNGTAYSALGYVLSNISAYTDTTAIQNTLYYYKVQGTNKLGDGILSAAGLGSIPTPHAPSSLAITQTNAGALILVWTDNATNELQYLIYRGIGDASYTAIGSVPPNASSYTDTTFTIGPMYTYKVLASNGYGHSAFAGPVSPVDLSPAAPTALASAMASGTITISWTDNATNETQFSVERSSDNSTFESVGTAAVDDTSFDDGSVPDFGRWYYRVAATNAFGSSVSSTIFVDVYGCTAPTGLTAAIASSNTVVLNWIDNATNEIAYIVYRYDTLTWTTVYFTNLMNTTCYTDIGLNTNVTYYYYIIATSGFDDAWSSGKSVRIVVAPPADPTAPSAVQLDGSTVRFNWTDNATNEMGYNIYRSTDGVTYTKQTMTTTNAVQFDDGGLSLGATYYYRVAATNVFGESARTAPVSVTMVLTVSLSDAAGSINAAANSVRIAYVLSKNCTNAARITFSYSVSAQNAWTNFDANGATNRTANGASSNEWVIPTGFDTTKRYDIRIVADIEGTASAPVTITGLDFNRFFTLAADLNRAAAANNPYRGEAEGIVFVNLTAAASVKIYTITGRYVADLPAPPSDTTGRRVWNVRTTDGRRVAPGVYICVIVSGGEKRSLKVMVAR